A stretch of Dryobates pubescens isolate bDryPub1 chromosome 35, bDryPub1.pri, whole genome shotgun sequence DNA encodes these proteins:
- the PRICKLE4 gene encoding prickle-like protein 4 produces the protein MLLVMARVALTAPERAGSAGLMSLPSPAWPQRDELPACSTATGLPPPSSDSDSGCALEEYLEPPPDPVPPEVPLCLGTCSPPPLSPAARTQLRARALLQQLPPQDCDERYCPGLAEEERRQLRAFSARRRREALGQGLACPVPGPCHGCPCKKCGRRLNKGDPGILASRLGDQFWHPACFSCHFCHQPLVDLIYFQQDGRIYCGRHHAELFRPRCASCDQLIFMEECIEAEGRRWHLEHFCCLECEVPLGGQRYVMRSGRPCCRACFDSLFAEPCQACGDLIGADSEEATHQGLHWHARASCFCCSLCRKPLRGQPLTSRRGRLFCSETCSLGRDVSSAASSTTSDSSDSAFASAPSPDSTPLSRAGPTGRTAAGTGSASAAGGCRQRGEGDEAFLDPAPVHPAFRSLEDHGAAAKEQSRDAVHTGGQGPPPGHPSTSQPNAEGPKEPGALGRSVSGGPAPPAPPGDGTPPFRGGTAPPRHGPLLDGSDLQDVTEEEDSWCPTCSSSSDSDEEGFFFGKPIPKPGMNSLGREPPGRAGGRTVKPRGSSKHCSVS, from the exons ATGCTCCTGGTGATGGCCAGGGTGGCCCTGACAGCCCCTGAGCGAGCAGGCAGCGCAGGA ctcatGTCCCTGCCGAGCCCTGCATGGCCCCAGCGAgatgagctccctgcctgcagcactgccaccggcctcccaccaccctcatccgACAGCGACTCCGGCTGTGCCCTGGAAGAGTACCTGGAGCCCCCCCCGGACCCTGTGCCACCCGAG GTCCCCCTGTGCCTTGGCACCTGCTCGCCGCCGCCTCTGTCGCCTGCCGCCAGGACCCAGCTCCGCGccagagccctcctgcagcagctgcctccccagGACTGTGAT GAGCGGTACTGCCCCGGCCTCGccgaggaggagaggaggcagctgcgAGCCTTCAGCGCCCGACGGAGAAGGGAGGCcctgggccaggggctggcatgTCCTGTGCCAGGTCCCTGCCATGGCTGCCCCTGCAAGAAG TGTGGCAGGAGGCTGAACAAAGGGGACCCAGGGATTCTGGCATCTCGGCTGGGGGACCAGTtctggcacccagcctgcttCTCCTGCCACTTCTGTCACCAGCCCCTGGTGGACCTCATCTACTTCCAGCAGGATGGGAGGATCTACTGCGGCCGGCACCACGCTGAGCTCTTCCGCCCTCGCTGTGCCTCCTGTGACCag CTGATCTTCATGGAGGAATGCATCGAGGCGGAGGGGCGGCGCTGGCacctggagcacttctgctgcctGGAGTGCGAAGTGCCCCTGGGCGGGCAGCGCTACGTGATGCGGAGCGGCCGCCCCTGCTGCCGCGCCTGCTTCGACAGCCTCTTCGCTGAGCCCTGCCAAGCCTGTGGGGACCTCATCG GTGCTGACAGCGAGGAGGCCACCCACCAAGGGCTCCACTGGCACGCCCGagcctcctgcttctgctgcagcctctgccgcAAGCCGCTGCGGGGGCAGCCCCTCACGTCCCGCCGCGGACGGCTCTTCTGCTCCGAGACCTGCAGCCTGGGCCGGGATGTGTCCTCCGCCgcctccagcaccacctccgATTCCTCCGACTCCGCTTTCGCTTCGGCTCCATCCCCCGACTCGACTCCGCTCTCCCGGGCTGGCCCCACCGGCAGGACCGCGGCAGGGACGGGCAGCGCCTCGGCggcggggggctgcaggcagcgggGGGAAGGGGACG AGGCTTTTCTGGATCCGGCCCCTGTGCATCCAGCATTCCGGAGCCTGGAGGACCACGGAGCAGCTGctaaggagcagagcagggatgcTGTGCACACAGGGGGGCAGGGACCACCACCCGGCCACCCTTCCACCTCCCAGCCCAATGCAGAGGGTCCCAAAGAGCCTGGAGCCTTGGGCCGCTCGGTTTCGGggggccctgctcccccagcacccccaggcgaTGGAACGCCGCCTTTCCGAGGGGGCACGGCCCCGCCCCGGCACGGCCCTCTGCTGGACGGCAGCGACCTGCAAGACGTCACCGAGGAGGAGGACTCCTGGTGCCCTACCTGCTCTTCATCTTCGGACTCGGACGAAGAGGGATTCTTCTTTGGGAAGCCCATTCCCAAACCTGGGATGAATTCCCTGGGAAGGGAGCCcccggggagggctgggggcaggacagTGAAGCCACggggcagcagcaagcactGCAGTGTGTCCTAG